The Cinclus cinclus chromosome 3, bCinCin1.1, whole genome shotgun sequence genome has a window encoding:
- the EDARADD gene encoding ectodysplasin-A receptor-associated adapter protein, with translation MAAPQDPLPPADHAAKEPVEDTDPSTLSLTMTEKYPVQDTGVPKDEEYLTDQVTLEIASVNIKTLTSDSGLIQQPEDKDTQNHTDKSLSDLKKTCKENVTCSLCLFRAPTISDMLNDEDLLYTVRLKLDPCHPTVKNWRNLASKWGMTYDELCFLEQKPQSPTLEFLLRNSDRTVEQLIDLCKFYKRIDVVKVLLKWVEEEWPKRGNRTYQNDF, from the exons ATGGCCGCTCCGCAGGACCCGCTGCCCCCAG cagATCATGCAGCAAAAGAGCCAGTGGAGGATACGGATCCAAGCACTCTTTCCTTAACAATG ACTGAAAAATATCCTGTCCAAGACACAGGAGTACCTAAAG ATGAGGAATACCTAACAGATCAAGTTACTTTGGAAATTGCATCTGTGAACATCAAGACCCTTACATCAGATTCTGGCCTAATCCAACAG CCAGAAGACAAAGACACACAAAACCATACTGATAAATCACTTTCAG ATCTCAAGAAAACCTGCAAGGAAAATGTCACCTGCTCCTTGTGCTTATTCCGTGCACCAACCATCAGTGACATGCTCAATGATGAGGACTTGTTGTACACAGTGAGGCTAAAGCTGGATCCCTGCCATCCAACAGTGAAAAACTGGAGAAATTTAGCAAGCAAGTGGGGGATGACTTATGATGAATTGTGTTTCCTTGAACAAAAGCCCCAAAGTCCCACCTTGGAATTCTTGCTACGGAATAGTGACCGGACTGTGGAGCAGCTGATTGATCTCTGTAAATTTTATAAGAGAATTGATGTTGTTAAAGTGCTGCTGAAATGGGTGGAGGAGGAATGGCCCAAGAGAGGGAACAGAACTTATCAGAATGACTTCTAG